Proteins from one Dysgonomonas sp. HDW5A genomic window:
- the wzx gene encoding O-unit flippase-like protein codes for MSGNNHNKIIITKADIIWSYVAQFFNMGAGIIILPVILKTLPQDVLGIWYIFLTIGTFVALLDFGFQSAFTRNVAYAFGGATTLLKEGIDPSAPVMDRPNYALLKSIIKGMKLFYGAASLVILGLLTVLGSIYILHISSSLNNSDDILTAWFIYSVAVSIEFFYLYYNSLLLGRGLIKENNILIIITKSVYIAVTVIGLMCGYGIISVSIATCLSVIVNRIFAHRFFFKNGLKTLLRESSYYSQNILPIIRYNASKVGLAELAIFFTTRGNIFFASLFLPLSVVGQYGLTMQLILFISRISQLYFQTHMPLFTQFQIENRKNDIRKIFSESVFIMTFTYLSAALIIVLFGNRILELIHSQTYFLPTLPLVLLFVVYYLDVNHVLPLLLLTTKNRIPYLYASLFSGFSIALLSPLFMGVFHWGIYGIILATGMVQLVYHNWKWPLVVSRDLGVSYLQIYKIGYNSLLQKCRNISGQSA; via the coding sequence ATGTCCGGAAATAACCATAATAAAATAATAATAACCAAAGCCGATATTATCTGGAGCTATGTAGCCCAGTTTTTTAATATGGGAGCAGGTATTATTATTTTACCTGTTATTCTCAAAACACTTCCACAAGATGTTTTAGGCATATGGTATATTTTCCTCACTATCGGTACATTTGTCGCACTGCTCGATTTTGGCTTTCAGAGTGCCTTTACCCGTAATGTAGCTTATGCTTTTGGCGGTGCAACCACGCTGCTTAAAGAGGGGATCGACCCTTCGGCACCTGTAATGGATCGACCTAATTATGCTTTGCTCAAAAGTATAATAAAAGGGATGAAACTTTTTTATGGAGCAGCATCACTTGTCATATTGGGTTTGCTTACCGTTTTAGGATCAATTTATATTCTGCATATATCTTCATCTCTTAATAATTCTGACGATATACTCACTGCCTGGTTTATTTATTCGGTGGCGGTATCTATCGAGTTTTTCTATCTTTATTATAACTCTTTACTTTTGGGTAGAGGACTGATAAAGGAGAATAATATACTCATTATTATTACCAAATCGGTATATATTGCTGTGACTGTTATTGGTTTGATGTGTGGATATGGTATTATTTCGGTTTCGATTGCCACATGCCTGTCTGTCATCGTAAATAGAATTTTTGCCCATCGTTTCTTTTTTAAAAACGGATTGAAAACGCTGTTGAGAGAAAGCTCCTACTATTCACAAAACATACTCCCTATTATACGATACAATGCCTCTAAGGTGGGATTGGCCGAATTGGCAATATTCTTTACTACACGTGGCAATATCTTTTTTGCTTCGCTGTTTCTTCCATTATCGGTGGTCGGTCAATACGGGTTAACCATGCAATTGATATTGTTTATAAGCCGTATATCGCAACTTTACTTTCAGACACATATGCCTCTTTTTACTCAATTTCAGATTGAGAACCGCAAGAACGACATTCGCAAAATATTCAGCGAAAGTGTCTTTATTATGACTTTTACTTATCTTTCCGCTGCATTAATTATAGTGTTGTTTGGCAATCGTATTTTAGAACTCATTCATAGTCAAACCTATTTTTTACCCACACTTCCTTTGGTTCTATTATTTGTGGTTTATTATCTCGATGTCAATCATGTGCTGCCTTTATTACTTTTAACTACCAAAAACAGAATACCTTATCTGTACGCGTCGTTATTTTCGGGATTTAGTATAGCCTTACTTTCGCCACTCTTTATGGGTGTTTTCCATTGGGGAATATATGGTATTATTTTGGCGACGGGTATGGTGCAATTAGTATATCACAACTGGAAATGGCCTTTGGTAGTATCAAGAGATTTAGGTGTGTCTTATCTGCAAATTTATAAAATAGGATATAATTCATTGTTGCAAAAATGTAGGAATATTTCAGGGCAATCTGCTTAA
- a CDS encoding class I SAM-dependent methyltransferase: MNDHLVTAFDFNSDELIELFDELPFWAAPFGLKLLENVRMRKNSTVLDIGFGAGFPLTELAMRFGKSSKVYGIDPWEAAIKRAEKKIAFYGIDNVEIIRGVAENIPLGDRSVDLITSNNGLNNVSDLNKTLSECSRIMKSVGQFIQTMNLSETMIEFYDIMEEVLKEYGMQTEIDAMWNHIYRMRKPLEELVSLVEQNGFSVKKVIKDQFNYTFADGSTVLQYYFIRLAFLDSWKNIVSEDKQAEIFEIIENKMNKIAEDQGFFKLSIPFAVIDSEKI; encoded by the coding sequence ATGAACGATCACTTAGTCACCGCTTTTGATTTTAATTCCGATGAATTAATTGAGTTATTCGATGAATTACCCTTTTGGGCTGCTCCTTTTGGTTTGAAACTACTCGAAAATGTAAGGATGAGAAAAAACAGCACTGTTCTTGATATCGGATTCGGAGCAGGTTTTCCACTTACCGAATTGGCTATGAGATTCGGTAAATCGAGTAAAGTATATGGGATAGATCCGTGGGAAGCAGCTATTAAAAGAGCTGAAAAGAAAATAGCTTTTTATGGAATCGACAATGTAGAAATTATCAGAGGTGTAGCCGAAAATATACCCCTTGGAGATAGATCGGTTGATTTAATAACGAGCAATAACGGATTAAATAACGTTTCGGATCTGAATAAAACACTGAGTGAATGTTCACGTATAATGAAGAGTGTGGGACAATTCATTCAAACCATGAATCTTAGTGAAACCATGATTGAGTTTTATGATATAATGGAAGAAGTGTTGAAAGAATACGGCATGCAAACGGAAATCGATGCTATGTGGAATCACATTTATAGGATGCGTAAACCTCTCGAAGAACTTGTAAGCTTGGTCGAACAAAACGGATTTTCGGTAAAAAAGGTCATAAAAGATCAATTTAATTATACTTTTGCCGATGGATCGACCGTCTTGCAGTACTATTTTATAAGACTTGCTTTTTTAGATAGCTGGAAAAATATTGTATCCGAAGATAAACAAGCTGAAATTTTCGAAATCATTGAAAACAAAATGAATAAGATAGCAGAAGATCAAGGTTTCTTTAAACTAAGCATACCTTTTGCTGTTATTGACAGTGAGAAAATTTAA
- a CDS encoding lipopolysaccharide assembly protein LapB — protein sequence MRTLTNFLLLFFICLFFSCKKDNTSIDLLKQAQNIAESNPDYALTLLDSISNPENMDKDNYMQYIVIQVQAKQRSKQDITNDTLIFEAQRYFDKKNNAEQAALAHYFAGRVYRAKNMSDEALESFLQSEPYAIQSRNNVLAGKGVHIMGNLYYEQGITDTAIVLYKKALSYYEKEKDTDKYKMQVVNEIGRAYDEIKDVDSAYVYFQKAEKYADTLGDKEFKVAISNNLGYIYFRMKDYDKSLNYLNNVLKQTSDAKIYAKTYLILSDLYNAKNQPDSARYYIDLSEKSLAEIGDNQTLKVLYNSFVDYCKQIGDYKQALYYKELGDSIKNVITKNERPLSLLTADKNFHLDQKDKQVDQLRKYAYLYLLVGIVICIILLVFAASIFKIHKRDKEEIKLQKEKYRRIKDQLLAMAAEYKDIEAEIAAILDDEDD from the coding sequence ATGAGGACTTTAACAAACTTTCTACTACTGTTTTTTATATGTTTATTTTTTTCTTGTAAAAAAGATAATACCTCCATTGATTTATTAAAACAAGCTCAAAATATAGCTGAAAGCAACCCTGATTATGCTTTAACTCTTTTGGATTCTATTTCGAATCCTGAAAATATGGATAAGGATAATTATATGCAATATATTGTAATACAGGTACAAGCAAAACAAAGATCAAAACAAGATATTACAAACGATACTCTGATTTTTGAAGCACAGCGGTATTTTGATAAAAAAAATAATGCTGAACAAGCTGCATTGGCACACTATTTTGCGGGTAGAGTATACCGTGCTAAAAATATGTCCGATGAAGCCTTGGAGTCTTTTTTGCAGTCGGAACCATATGCAATACAATCTCGTAACAATGTATTGGCAGGTAAAGGCGTGCATATTATGGGAAATTTGTATTATGAGCAAGGAATTACGGATACAGCTATTGTACTTTATAAAAAAGCTTTGAGTTATTATGAGAAAGAAAAAGATACAGATAAATATAAGATGCAAGTTGTAAATGAAATAGGTCGTGCTTATGATGAAATTAAAGATGTAGATAGTGCTTATGTTTATTTTCAGAAAGCTGAAAAATATGCTGATACACTGGGTGATAAGGAATTTAAAGTTGCTATATCGAATAATTTAGGATATATTTATTTTCGTATGAAAGATTATGATAAGTCTTTAAATTATCTAAATAATGTCCTAAAACAAACTTCAGATGCCAAAATTTATGCTAAAACATATCTTATTTTATCTGATTTATATAATGCTAAAAATCAGCCTGATTCAGCTAGGTATTACATTGATCTTTCAGAAAAAAGTTTAGCTGAAATAGGAGATAACCAAACTTTAAAAGTTTTATATAATTCTTTTGTTGATTATTGTAAACAAATAGGTGACTACAAACAAGCCTTATATTATAAAGAACTAGGAGATTCGATTAAAAATGTGATCACAAAAAATGAGCGTCCATTATCCCTTTTAACTGCCGATAAAAATTTTCATTTGGATCAGAAAGATAAACAAGTCGATCAGTTACGTAAGTATGCATATCTATATCTCTTGGTTGGAATAGTTATTTGTATCATTTTATTAGTATTTGCAGCAAGTATATTCAAGATACATAAGAGAGATAAAGAAGAAATAAAACTTCAAAAAGAGAAGTATCGAAGAATAAAAGATCAATTGCTGGCGATGGCCGCCGAATATAAAGATATAGAAGCCGAAATAGCGGCTATATTAGATGATGAAGATGATTAA
- a CDS encoding glycosyltransferase family 2 protein: protein MDNLPHISVILPVYNAEKTLSKCIESILNQEFLDFELIIINDGSNDFSLSICENYAAQDSRIKIINKQNNGVSSARNLGLENVRGKYICFVDADDWVEKEYLSAFFRTNKNPDKEIVIQSCFEDTQIESAIKCLLPDKQYNREKFARAFLQLRILGYGYPFAKLYQTDVINEHNLRFDTHIHFIEDLLFFLNYMQYMQSLRTVSEARYHYTIHSSDVSLSYSHNPYESEIKAYYAEKEILETLTEKFNFSILSIYYWKANNGFLFYRAIRTIYRPQWKKPFSERISILKEQWNRENIYCLKAYSRQSLNEQLNKIAVMLYVKKHIYLYDMYMNFFVFIRYNLPFVWKLFRKSIKAKKH from the coding sequence ATGGATAATCTTCCTCATATATCAGTTATACTTCCGGTTTATAATGCTGAAAAGACACTATCGAAGTGTATTGAAAGCATTTTAAACCAAGAATTTCTTGATTTTGAATTGATCATAATAAATGATGGCAGTAACGATTTTAGTTTGTCAATTTGTGAAAATTATGCTGCACAAGATAGCAGGATAAAAATAATTAATAAACAAAACAACGGGGTATCAAGTGCACGCAATCTTGGTTTAGAGAATGTCAGAGGAAAATACATTTGCTTCGTAGATGCCGACGATTGGGTTGAAAAGGAATATCTATCGGCTTTTTTCAGAACCAACAAAAACCCTGATAAAGAAATAGTTATTCAAAGCTGTTTTGAAGATACGCAAATAGAATCGGCTATAAAATGTTTACTTCCTGACAAACAATATAATCGGGAAAAATTTGCTCGTGCTTTTCTTCAATTACGCATCTTGGGTTATGGTTATCCTTTTGCAAAACTGTATCAAACGGATGTGATAAATGAGCATAATTTACGGTTTGATACGCATATCCATTTTATAGAAGATCTTCTCTTTTTTCTTAATTACATGCAATACATGCAATCGTTGCGTACAGTTTCGGAAGCTCGATATCACTATACAATTCATTCATCCGATGTATCACTCTCCTATTCTCATAATCCGTATGAATCCGAAATAAAAGCTTATTATGCTGAAAAAGAAATATTAGAAACACTTACTGAAAAATTTAATTTTAGCATTCTCAGTATTTATTATTGGAAAGCTAATAATGGATTTTTATTTTACAGGGCAATACGGACTATTTATCGTCCGCAGTGGAAAAAACCTTTTTCGGAAAGAATATCTATACTAAAAGAGCAGTGGAACAGAGAAAATATTTATTGTTTAAAGGCGTATAGCCGGCAATCGCTCAATGAGCAATTGAATAAAATAGCAGTAATGCTATATGTGAAAAAGCATATTTATCTGTATGATATGTATATGAACTTTTTTGTTTTTATCAGATACAATCTCCCATTTGTCTGGAAATTATTCAGAAAGAGTATAAAGGCTAAAAAGCATTAA